The DNA window GGGTTCAGATttaaaacatcaacaacaaaaaatcaccctggcattattttttcatttcacttggcAAAATACTGTAACGTTTTGTcctaaaaacactttatttataaGCCGTTGTTCATTTCTTTTGGCTATCGTTATAAAATCTgtagaggagaaaggaaaagtggCTTTGATTCCGTTGAACTGCGACGCCGAGAAGGTAAATTGAAGGTCCCTTAACAGCTGGTTCTCGAAGATTTTATCCAGgggaaaaatttttaatatttagttagttagttagttagttagttccCCCTAATGATCACTCGAAAATGATTGCCAAGAAAACTCAGAGCAATATTCAGCTTACTGGCTTCCTCCCGCTTCTCCCTGGTTTAGCCAGTCTGAGCCGAGGGTGGCACAGGGAGGCGTATTGTGCAATTTCTTATTAAACACATCTGGAATATGCGCGCTCTGTATCGAGTGCCAGGGATTTTTACAAAGAGTTTATGACTGTGACAGAAAATTGTCCTTTTAACGAGTTTACAAGCAGTAATCACAAGGGTTTTTACAGGACCAGGCTGCTCTGCTCCTCGCCAGATCTGCACACATTTCCAAGATTCACCAACCAAGGGAGCAGGAAGTGGGCTCTGGCGCCCTGGGAGACCCAAGTTCCACGAGCCTAAAATTATACTAAGCAGAGCTGGAAGAGTGGGGGGCAGTCACCAGAGTAGGAAGAGAGGGCATGTAAGAAATTAAAGTAATTGGCCCTTCCTTATTTTCCAGGGAGATTTCCGCGGTGCCCTTTGAAGCCTGTCAGGGTCATTGAAAGCTATCTTTGTGCAGGGTGTTTGTTTTGGGGAGTGAATGTGAAGAATGTGCGGAGATCCCCTGTGAGAGCCCCTCCTGCAGAGGGTGGCATTTCTCTCTGGCCCAAGACGTGGAGAATAAACACCCTCGTGACTTAAATAAACACCAACTTAATGATCCAAAACACTAACAAGGGAGATTGGGACCCTGAGCTCCCACTCCAAGGGATCGTCTCTGAGCGGCTGTGTGCACATCTGTCCATCACTGAGGGAAAAATGACTTTATAAGTAAAAGTGACTACAGTTAAGTACAGTGACCCTTTCTCCCTTGAACTCCGTCAAATccatttgacatttaaaaaaagtcgTAATAAGGCCTTAATCCCCACCCCACCTCGGTTTCCTAGATCCACACAAGAAAGATAGAaaagggtaagaaaaaaaaaagaaatgattgtaTTAACTGTGacacttacagatgaggaaaaatcaaaattatgaaacTGTCATGTCAGAAAATAAATAGATTCTCTCTGGGGAACAATATTTTACAAAGCACAAGCAAGCCAATCCTGTTGTCCTGAgtagaattttaataaataatgccATTTGTTTCACTAACTTTAAAAGCTAAATACAAAGATACATCATTTTTGCCCCAGGCAAAAATAATATGGAGCCTACATGATTACTGTGATTTTTCTGAACACTATCCAGCAGCACTGCAAAGAGCTCCTGTATTGCTGGTCTGTTTTCTATTTGTGCAAGTTAATTCACAAAGTTCCTATCCTTGTTCGAGTCCCCCTCTGTTCTCCCCAAGCAGataaattatttcactttcacAGTCTGGTCATAAATTTGTTAATACAAAAGAGCTGAGTTAACATACGGATGTTGTGGGGAAAAGCCAGTGGTAAACAAAATTGCATAcctaaataataagaaaataaattaataacccAAAGCTAACTTCACTCTTTTTCTGTCATATAATTAACTCAGTCACCACTCTTGGTTCAGGTGATGGCTTTCAAACTACCTTGCAATTCATAACCACCATTAAGTAGACAAGCAACAAAActacctgttaaaaaaaaaaaaaaaaaaaaaaaaaacagggccCAATGACAGCAATATACAACTCACCTTTCAGAAACAGAATCTCGTACTCCTGGTGTTCTACTAAGTTTTAATTTAGACAGGTTTAGGTACAATAGAAAAGAAACCTGAAAACACATGCTGTTTTAGTAACAAATACCAGGTTGCCAGATTTGTTACATAGTTTTTGCAAGCTAGAAACTAGGAACAGAAGAAACCCTTAACAGGAGTAGGCTACAGATATGAAAGCTTCAAGGGCGTGAGAAGAACTGGCATTCaggaaaagtgtatttttttcacattggTACATTTTGAAAGtttgccataaaaaaaaaaccaagaaaacaaacaaaaaaccaacccaaAACCCCACCAAATTTGACAAAAATACTTGTATCACTAATGGTCACTTCTATCTCTAACTGCCTCACATAGAGAGCATTAAGACATTTAGgcacttgtttttttcccctaatactgttatttcattttaagcTACATAAAATTGTTTAACactaaatatgaaaaatgtaaacTTAACTTTCTCCatcaaaaaatgttatatttttccttctcacCTTAAAAATGCAACCATTTCCTCCCAGGCTGGAGGCTCttatttttcacaattttgacttctctctctctctctttctcatttccttttcctcttcccaaaagattttttcataaataaattaaaatgaaataattaaaatccaTTTGATTTGTAATTCCCATTcattggggaagaaaaaaaaaggagacaaagaagaagaagacagcCTACTGAAGCAGGAACATGGGTTGCCCAGAACCAAGACTGGGTGACTaggtgcttttgtttgtttgggttttttttttttcttcctgatttctgcaCTGGGAGGGGAAATGCAAAAGTGGAAAGAGTTGAGAGAAGACTAAGTTTGAGATCGCTGttggttttgagttttaaaaagatatctgTGAAAGTCCACCGTTCCTTTATGCACAAAGAACCCTGGAAACAAGCTGCAAAAatgttcctgatttctatttacAAGTGTCCCTAGTCCCTGCTTGGAGGCCCCAGTCCCTCCCCACTTAGGACCCCAAGTCCACCAGACTGGAGGTGAGAGGGCCCAGCAAGGAGTCCTGGAGCTGATGCTGGTGGGCTTGCAGGCcgtggctgggctgggaggcgGTTAAGCCCGGGAGAGAATAGTTTGCGCTCCTGGCGTGGCCCATATTGCCCTGCAGCAGAAGGACCGAGTTCTGGTCTGGACTTTGGGGAGGTGAGAATTCTTCTTCTGAGCTGGACATGAGCGGCTTGCCCCCTTCCAGAGGAGAGAGTTGATTCTGCTTGTTGGAGGAGGAGTTATTGTTTTCGGTGTTCTCCCTAAGAAATAGAGGACAACAccatatggttaaaaaaaaaaaaaaaaggtaggttaaaaaaaaagtgtgagatggagggaggggagctggaAGGAGAAATGGGCCATGGTGCAATCAGTCGTAGACCCAAAGGGAGGAACTCTGCTCTCCTACCCATCTCCAAGGGTCCTGAGAAGAGTGGAGAAATGGGGAGCTACATACAGAGCTCATGGGGAGCCAGTCCCTTCCTGTTCCAGATTTTAGAAAGCTACAGCGGCAGGGCTCATAGGAAacacacaattattttttaaatttcgtTCAAGGAGTTATTTCTAAATACCTATCAACTCGCAGCACGTTTAGAAGTAGCTTTGAAAGTCTTCCAACAAATGGTTGTTGGTGATGAAGAAAATGATCAGGGACAAGCAGTCCCCAATGCACACGTTTGGGGTGAATCAAGTCAATTGTCGTGTTCCCATATGAGGAAACAATTAAACGTCGAGTTTCCCTGCCCTTGCCCGGAGGTTGTGGTTTCTGAGGCACAGGACAGGTCATGGGAAGTGGTGCCCAGGGCGGCCCAGTGACCTGAGTAAACACAGGGAGCGTAGCCAGTCTCTCCAATTTCAGCAGGTAGTGGGGCCCTCGGGCCTGGCTTGCAGCGCCGCAGTTTTGTAACTAAAGTCTAACTGGAACCATAGTGTCCCAGTCCCTGTGTTACCCACTCAATCCTTAGTCCCTCATGCCCCGCTCTCAAACTCTCCACAGACATCCGCACAAGCGCGCCCTTCCCTGCCAGGGAAACTTCTCGACCCCGCACAGCCGGTGAGCAGTTGCGGGGTGCCGGGGGTGGAGGGATCAGTCCCGGCACTGGGCGCTAGTAAACTTCAGGATTTGAAAGCTCTGGGCGCTTCCGCCTGGAGTGCTCGCCAGTCTGCCCACCCCGAGAGCCTGCCcgtctcccctttctctccccttctctatTAATCTCTCTCTCCCACAAAGCCCATTTCAGCTGAAAGTATCCAAGTCCCCTGCTTGTCTACCCAGAGTGGAAAGCGGAGGCGACATCTTCCGCCCCCCAGGTTCGGAAGCAAACAAAGGAAACCCAGCCCGCCTGGAGCTCAGGTTTCCCCGAAACTCGTCGGCTTCCCGAAGCGCTCTCCTCGAGGTCGCTGCTGCCGCCACTCGCGCGCTCTGCCGAATCTCAGTCGGAAACTTCTACTGCGAGCGGATGGAGCGGGGCCAGGTGGCCGGGGGGTTGCGGGGGAGAGTGTTGGcgagaggagggtggaggcagagacgAGTTTTAAAATTACTGCCTTCTGAGCTCCAAGGCGGGAGAAGCCAGCGACTAGACCCCTTCCTCGTCCGGCGGCGGTCATCCAGACGGACCGGCCGCGGCGCCTGGCCACGAGCGAGGGAGCCCAGAGAGGAGCGATCCTTTCTGAGCTTTGGGCTTAGGGAAGTAAATGCAGCGCCACCTCTACCAAATCTCTCTTTCTGTGGATTTTAAAATGACTCCTCCCTTTGTAAGGCTAGTGCGGAATGAAACGGTGACCTCTCGCCCAAAAGACTAGCACGGGAGCACCAGTTAAGCTCGGCGAGGCAGTGGGGGCACAGCCGAAGTCTCAGGCCAGCTCCACCCCTCCCGGGAGCAAGAGGAGAGAGGTTCGCGACCGTCAGCCTCCACCGAATCCCTTTCCTCGCGTTGCCAATCAGCACTTCCCTTCTAGTTGATCTAGAAACTCCCTCTCTACTTCCACACCTCTCCCCAAACAGCCAAGGAAGCATGAAAAACAAACTTAGCACCAGCATTTCTCGACACTCACACCCCAAGAAGCCCACGCGCGGGCGCTCAAATCAAACGAGTCCCCGTCCCTAGCAAGCGATCTCAGAGTTCATGAACTTTCGCTGCAGGGCTGTGGCGGCCCGGGCGCCGCCCCGCGGACTGGCTCCCGCGGGCCGGGAGGATGCGGTGGCGAGTGCCTGCGGGGgcgggaaggggcagagggaaatTGAAGGCATCCCCGGGTCGCCCCAGCAGCGGGAAGTACGCCGCGTACCTTTCCTTGGCCTCGGCAGCCCGGTCTCTTTGCCTCCGGTTCTTAAACCAATTGCTGACCTGGGTGGTGGTGAGGCCAGTGGCCTCAGCCAGCTCCCGCTTCTCACGCGGCGAGGGGTAAGGATTGTGCGCATACCACTCCCGCAGCACGCCCCGCGACTTCTCCTTGAAGCAGTAGCTGGTCTCCTCGCCGTCCCAGATCGTGCGCGGCAGGGGGAATTTTCGGCGCACCCGATATTTGCCCACAGCACCCAGGGGCCGGCCCCGCAGCTTCTCGGCCTCCACGTAGTGCGCCTTCAACCACAGTTGTTGTAGCTTGGGGTGGTTATGTGGCGAGAACTGGTGGCTCTCCAGGATCTTGTAGAGCTCGCGGAAGTTGCCGCGGTGGAAGGCGACCACGGCCTTGGCCTTCAGCACGCTCTCGTTCTTGTGCAGGTGGTCGCAGGCAGGCAGCGACCACAAGAACCTGCCCAGGCGCTCCAGGTTCCCACCTTGCTGCAGAACCTCGCACACGCACGCTACTTGTTCCTGCGTAAAGCCGAACGACGGCAGCATCGACATGGCTGGGCCCTGCCGGGGCGCAATGCCCGGGCGCAAGCAGTAGGGAGAAGAGCCGAAAATGCAGGGGGCGGCGGCCGCAGGGGGGGTGCGGCTGCTCCTAACCCCCTTCCTAAGCTTTCCCTAGCCGAAAATGCAAGTCGAGTTTTGGGTATGGGCGGCGCCAGAAGAGCAGAACTAGGAGTGGGGAGCGCGCAGGACTCGGGAGAGGCCGGCTCACTCCGCAGCTTTTCGGGCCTCGCCGGCTCCAGGCTTCCACCCGGTGGATGCTGCTAGTTGCTGGGGAACTTGGTTTCTGTTCTCCCGGCTGCTGCCTTAAAGCGCGCAGAGTCCTCGGCGCGCTGATTGGCTGCGGGCGGCGCCTATCCCGGGCTGGCGAGCCTGCGCGCCGCCCGGCCGGGCGGGGAGGGCGAAGCTGTGCAGTGGGGGATTGGGAGTGGTGAGAGGAGAAGGACCGGGAGAGGTGGGAAGCGAGGTGGAGGGCGGGGGTTTGGGGGGTAGGCGTGAGGATGGAGCCTCGCTGCCCGGGAACGAGAGGGGGGTGGTGTTGGTGATCGCGTCAGGACCCTGCAATGTGAGCCCCCTCTCCAGTGTCACCTAAGGGCAACCGCGCACATCTCTGCGCGAATCAATGACTCCAGACCTTCTAattcccctcttctccctccgtACCCCTGTCTCTTGCAGACATGCCCTTTCCCGGTGAGCTCATATTTAATTACCTTAATgttggaatgaataaataatgaattgATAAATAGCTTATGGAACgagataaataatacaagagCAGACTAGAGTTCAGGGCTGCAGTCGCTGGAAGAGTGGCCTCTCTCCGGACTGGCTTCAGCTCCAGGAGCCAAACCTAAtttcctctcctctgcttccCTACTCCCGCCCCCACGCCCCCACCGCCCTCCAAAGGGCACGCGTACTCCCAGCTGGAGAGCGCTTCTCTCATTGTCAGAAGCCCGCGACTATTTGCGACCACGCGCAGTGCTGTTTAGAGCAAGGTTGCAAAGCAGAGTAAGATTCCGAGGATTCACTTGTGATTTGGCATCTTAATTATGGTTTGAGTCTGCAGGCTCTGGACTCAGTTTCCCCGTCAGCGTGGTTGCGATTTCCAAGGCTACCTCCCCTACCGCAGAATGCCCAGAAGCTTTACTTGCTGTTAGCAAAGATGCTTTGGGAACCTCATACAAAAGGCGCTGGATGGggtgtaaattaaataaaactggtCCGGCTCCAATAGCCGTCTGGTTGTAACATAATCCTTGCCCGGCTCTAAGAGGGACACTTCCCTCAAAGCGAGGACGACAGCGGCTCCAAGAAGATTAAAtaaagagggtgtgtgtgtgtgtgtgtgtgttgattgCAATGCTGGCCTATTTTACTGCCAGGGACTGAGAGATGTCCTGCAATTTCAGTCCCATCATCtgttattttgtgtatgtgtggagAATGCTTAGTAAAACTGCACAAACAAGTGAAGCTGTAATTATCGTAAGCCTCATTTGCACACCTTGTTCCAAAGCAATTactaaaaagattttgaaaacaaTTAGCATTTCTAAACAAAGATAATCTATTGTCAGTAGCTGAGGCTGGCAGAAGATAAGAACAATGGGTGGAGATAAGGGGAGCCAAATGGTGGAAGGAGAGTGACTTTATGACTATACTTATCTCTGATTAGATAAGTTCAAAAACAGAATTGTAAGTACActtcaaaaatgcttttgatttaaATGCACGCTCTTAGTGAATGCAAAGAACAGACTCTAGGCTCTTTAAActttttgtcttctttaaatgttttgattCCACCAGCCAAAGCCCAGCTCCACAAAACCCTTTGCATATTGAGACAtaagtgggaaaaggagaagcaCCGTGTGGGTTCCCCCCTGTATTATttatatggttttaaaataatgcaCCCAGTCCAGTGTACCCTGTAATGTACATTTTAAACTCATGATGGGTTTCCACCTCCTGGCTGCCGCTCCAGAGATACCAAGTAGAGGGAAGCTACTTCTTTGCTGAACTCCCACACAATGCTTTTTGCTTCCTCGAAACTCAGCAGTATCCCATGCAATTAGACCTTGGAAACAGATACTGATATTTCATtacatttagaattatttttaagtgcattTAATGGGTGCACATTATTTCAAAAGAGCCCCTACCACATGGTGTGCCCAATGACTTACTTTCCAAACTGGAAGCCTGGCATGGCTGAGCCCAAGCCCATGTGTCTGGTAATTTTCCCTTGCGGTCTTATTTTAGTACTCATGATGTTTCAGATGAAGTCTTAAGAAGCTGCAGTGTCCTGCCAGAAGGAATGTCTCTGCTTGGAACAGTCCTCATTGACACAGCAGCTGCGTGAGGACCAGGACGGAGGTTTAAACTTGGCTCTAAAACTCAGTTAATACCCTAAAGTCTCGAGCAAGTGCGCAGAATTACAATGTGTGGTGCAAGGTCTCTTAAAAGACAAACAGTAAGTTGAGTTGGGGGTGTATTGTATAATTAACAATTTTGTATAAGGAAATGAGGCATAACTTGGACAAATAAGGGCAGGTATAAATTTACAGGGGATGACAGCGAGCAGAGAGATGGCCATTAGACACCAATATAACCACCTTTTTTCCCCGGCTTACTCCAGACCTCCCTGCCAACTACTTTTCATCTCTCTTCAAAAGAAGCCAGGATGTACTAGACTTTGGTGATACCTGGGAAGACGACCCTGTGGATGCTGTGACTGCAGCAGGCACCAGGGTGCTGAGGAGTGGTGCTCAGTCTCCGAGGCTCTGCCGAGGGCCCGCCAGCCCTTCTCGTTGCGTTTCACCCAATAGACAGCGCAACTAGAAAGGAAAAGTGCTATTCGCTTTGTACTAACGAGACTACCTGCTATTTCGATCCCTTGGTTAGGGGAACCAATTGTTATAAGTGTTAATTATTGGCTCGGATATATAAGGTTTCCCAAAATGGAACCTTTCACTGAAAACCACTAAAAGAGGTAAAATGACATGAATTTACAAACCACATAAACCAAATGATCCATTTTAAATCGCACACAGAAAGGTTAGAGTTGTTCTAGTAACTTAAAACCCTTGCTGTCAATGCAAATCACACGAAAAACAGAGATGCGTCGGAGATTTAAAGGGAACGCGCAACTCTAGCTGCTGCCCTCGCCGCATCTTGGCTCCCGAGGGCAAAGCGCTGGCAAAGGGTGCCCGACGCCAGGTTTAGCTCTTGTGTGCCTCCTCTATGCAGGTACTGGCCGGGTGCGCACAACGGGTCTATGGAAAAGCCAGAGCGAAGGCACTAGGTGCTGCTGGAGTTTCTGGCTGAGTGGACATGAGGCCTTGGTTCAAAAACCTCTGGCTAGAACCCATGtctttcccttctggcttgcagcgCGATGCTTTGGGGCTCCAGGCCCGCTTTCTTGGAATTCCTTCGCCATCAACAACAGCGGGGATCCTACTTTAACTATCGGTAATTTGGAGGGGAAGGACGTCGGGAGGTGTTTCTTCAACAAATTAGCATCGTCGCTCAGGGAAAGTGCGAAGACTCCCCAAATCTGGTTGAAGTGACAACATTCATCTTTTTCCTCTGCTTGTTCGGAAACTCCGGGTGTCCTCGACCCTAGGTATCCTGGGCTCCAACGACCTGTGCGGCGCCGCGGGAGCAGcctcccacctgcctcctgggGGACTCTGCTCCCCGAGAGGTCTGAATAGGCCGAGAACTCAGGCAGGGCGATTTGCGGACCCGAAGGAGAGAAACTCAAAACCagtccattagtaaatgagttTTGTGTTGTCAAGGTTCTTTCCCATCCACTTGCTGTTCTGAAAAATAGATCACGTTTCGTTATCTTTAGTGGGAATCTGCAATGTGACACCGGATCCGTGCGGCCCCCACCTCTCCGCCTCCCTCTCTTCCAGCCGCGCTAGGCCGGGCCGAGGGGAGTCTGTCGGCCTCCTCGGCTTATTTCTGAACAATGAAGATCTGTCTCTTCCCCTAATATATTTATGCATgtatggagggagggagggagttttcTCCTGGAAGCGGGAAGCGCACTAGCAGAGCCTCCCGCTTCCTTGGTGCAAAAACTCAGCGCCAGCCCAGGACGCCGGGACGGCTGTCCCCAGCCCACACCTGGACAAACAGAGCTGCCAGCCCGCTAGCTGTTAAAAACCCTGCCGCCCTGCGCGGGTCCTGAAAACACAGTCTCCACATTGTCccggggtggaggaagggagcgAGAGTGAAAGACGGAGACACCAGGGAGAGAGAACCCAGATTGCAGGGGAATGGAGCTGAGGGGGTGTGTGTGGACGAGTTACCCTCTCCCTCTGTGCGCGGACTCACGTCTAATCTCTGTCTTTCTGTATGTCTCTTCCTGTCTCATTCTCTCTTCCCTGTCTGAAAGAGGAAGCTCCTTCATGTTGTGTGTGAACCCgtttctcattctttcattctctttcagTCTTGCTCATCGCCAGGtcaccttctctccctctttttctgcctcatTCTTCTCATtgtttcccccctccctccatctctctcctccccacctgcatATCCGCCTCCCCCCGCAACCCGCACACTCCCTTtcctctgtatctctctctctcttcgtTCTCCTCCCTTCCGAAGGCTGTGGGCGCCTGAACCTGCTTCTttctgccccagccagggactgtgAGGTTCCGCAGCCATCGTGCTGACATCGTGAACCAAGGTGACTCTGAAGTCTCGGCAGGGCCTGGGCTCAGTCGATGGGACCCTGTCAGGCTGAGTGGTGGTGTGGTCAAAAGGTGGGGATGCCCGTGGGTAGAGCAGAAGAAAATGGGTTGGGGAAAAGGGCCCACTGCAGCTGTGCTCTGAGGAACTCGGGCCCAGGGACTCACCAACTGCCAGGTTTGAGCCAGAAGATGCCACTCGACATCAGATGCCAAACACCTTTCtggaaagtgaaggagagagttATAAGAAcccatttttaagaatttaagacATTCTTATTCCTCTTCTCTTTATTCATGTCGCCTTAGGGCAATTTTACAAAAAGATACTCCTGGAGAGCCCTTATCTTCCACTGAGTTTCCAATCAGCTTTTTTCCTCAACTAATGTACATCCTGAATACTGCATCTGTCTAAGCTAAGAAGAATTTCCTTTTGGGAGGTGAAAGCCTGCAGCTCCTCCTGTTCTGAGGAAAGTGCTAGTGACAGTAATGCAGGGTGACACTAAATAAACAGTTAGGGTGGACTGGAAAGATGGAGTTAATTATCCAGTGAGCTGCGTTTCAGCCCAGACCATCAGGGGCTGATTTGTTTTGGCTCATAGTCGGAGGAAGGAGACAAACCACTCTTCTCTACTTCTGTTAGGGATCCCGAGTGCTGGtttctcaaacaaaacaaaaacgacTACCCAGGTATCACTACTTTGattaaaatttagtttattaCTCCTTTGCAGACtctgtaaaagcaaaaaaaaaaaaaaaaaaattgtccattCCATTGTCCCATGGCCCTGGAGGGAAGACCCAAAGTGACCCAAAAATGCACTCCCAAAATCTCTTTTCAGAGGCCTACTGGTAAGGAAAGTGGACATCCAGCAATCCTCCCCAACTCTTCACGAGGATTCTTGCAATACGTTTACATAACTGCGTGTTTAGAAAAACTAAGATGTTAGCCTGgttttcactgtggtttttactGCCCGCCCCCTCCAAAAAAATCAGGCTTCGTGAAATTTTAGATGCAATTAGATTTATTGTTTGCGTGATTCACTGACTATCCGGTTTCCTCAGGTAAGCCTGCACTTACATATAAATCCTAGTAATTTAAAACGTCTCCCTCCCCACTTTGCTCTTCCCTGCCTCCACTCACGTCCCCACCATGCCACATTCTGATATTAATAATCCCCGTCTGCCCCTCTTTCCGGGTCATTACGGTACTGCTGGTCTCTAATCAATCCTAATGCGATGGCAATTGGAGTCCCTGATGACTGCGGCTCGGGTTTCTTGTAATGGCTCTACCACATTTTCCTGGACCTCCTTCTTTAACCTGAGATGCCAGGGGGACGAGTCCCTTCTCTGCTGCTGATTACTTCAAGATGTGGGGGCTGGTTCgagcagaaggagaaagagacgcGCGCACAGCGTGGCTACTACTGCGGGCTGGGTGGCTGGGGTGAGCGAGGCGTCTGCCAGCCCGACGCCCGCACCCGAACGCCTTTCACTATTCTCTCTttactccctccacccccatatTCCAGGCCCAAACTCACCCTGGCAGACTGAAATGAAGATTTTTAGAGTATTTTTCCCCTGGTGCGGAGACGCCTCTTAGTCTCTCGGCCTCTCCAGTTCTCTCGTGTTCCTATCCTGCGGCGCCTCCCGGGCTCCTAGGCTAGGCCTACCCGTTGCACTGGAGTGAACGCCTCTTCCCATTCTTCAGAGCCGGCTCCTCTTTcctccagggttttttttttttttttttttccccattaccgcCCATCCTTCCCAATTTTAGTGTAGTTGTCACCGAATAGGAATTGGATTCTTCCCTATCTCCCTTGCTGACCCTTGACCTCTCCCAACCTGTTTCGGACCCAAAGCTGGGGGACACAAGAGTGGCAGGGTCTTGTCTGAATATGAGCACTCCTTTTCCGATCTCTGAGGGCCCATTGCTCAGAATCCTTAACCCCTAGTGACAAAGGTCCAACACTTCTTTCTGCAGGTGCCTTTGGAAGAAAGGACCTGTAGTGGGAACTTGAGCCATACCTCCCTCGCCCGGCTGCAATCTTTTCGCTCACTTCTCCTACCCCTCGTGCAGGCCCGGCAGCGAGGCGAACAGCACGTTCGCGGCTTTTGTATTGTTGCATTTCTCAGACTAACGCCATTTAGCGTAACCTGAGCCCGGGATAATTGGCACGTTTCTGCCGCgatactttaaaaaacaagataatgCATCTGAATTGCGGAAGAAAGTACTTCGGACAAATTGGGCGCTGAGCTGTCGAGAAGGATCGCTTTGTTAGGGAGGCGGGTGGTTTGTGACTCAATTAGTGCCTTTCTGGGATCCGCCTGCACTCTGCAGCCGGGTCAGCTCGAGGCGAACTCCCTCCCGTAGCTCCCGGGCGCCAGGAGGGGTTGGGTTGGGGCGGGAGTAGGGGGGCAGTACTTCAGGCCTGTACCTACGTCGGGGCAAATCCACGatatggaaaatgtttttttcaatccCACACGAGTACATTGTTTGGGTTCTAAATGATCCAGATTTTCGCGGACAGAAGCTTCGTTGTCTCTGCTCCCGACTGCGCCGCGCGGCATCAGTCTAAATCACCGGTCCTCTGAGCTGTGGGGAAAAACAGACACTGGGTGGAGGGTGCTGGGAAGGTGCCCACTCACCCAGGCCTCCCTGCGCGTCTGGCCCACCAGCCTGGGCACGGATTTTGCAACAACGTTTCCACCACTGCTGTACTTGGCGCAGCCT is part of the Desmodus rotundus isolate HL8 chromosome 7, HLdesRot8A.1, whole genome shotgun sequence genome and encodes:
- the SIX1 gene encoding homeobox protein SIX1, translating into MSMLPSFGFTQEQVACVCEVLQQGGNLERLGRFLWSLPACDHLHKNESVLKAKAVVAFHRGNFRELYKILESHQFSPHNHPKLQQLWLKAHYVEAEKLRGRPLGAVGKYRVRRKFPLPRTIWDGEETSYCFKEKSRGVLREWYAHNPYPSPREKRELAEATGLTTTQVSNWFKNRRQRDRAAEAKERENTENNNSSSNKQNQLSPLEGGKPLMSSSEEEFSPPQSPDQNSVLLLQGNMGHARSANYSLPGLTASQPSHGLQAHQHQLQDSLLGPLTSSLVDLGS